From Anopheles darlingi chromosome 2, idAnoDarlMG_H_01, whole genome shotgun sequence, the proteins below share one genomic window:
- the LOC125951422 gene encoding G-protein coupled receptor moody isoform X3 has protein sequence MTSEVLNRTLQSWSNGSLEFSYDVTSARSSEAAQDSNFPDDTNRFSRPLLTFAAIATILIMITGIAGNVLTIVALLKCPKVRNVAAAFIISLCVADCMFCVFVLPFNAIRFIEGTWSFGETLCTLVTFMQYGSVGVSLLCITMITINRYIMIAHYSSYSKVYKTTWIMLMIAVCWLFSYGFQIPTLLGVWGKFGYNHQLGTCSILPDDEGRSSKTAMFIIAFLIPCIIIVICYSRIFWVVHKSEKRMKNHSKSQCSIPNNLRSVDPAAPLSTGSSSSANNNSISYTASSSAVKMATRAAAVNSDNRDAKAKRNEWRITKMVLAIFLSFVMCYLPITISKIVDKNVSVPVLHIIGYIMLYLSACINPIIYVIMNKQYRQAYKTVLFCRASRLLGFTHAGSSVGEKWKDIGYSYNHSRTMVSQVSIVESESPYLPATRLRQD, from the exons ATGACTTCCGAAGTGTTAAATCGGACGCTACAGAGCTGGAGCAATGGTTCGCTCGAGTTTTCCTACGATGTTACGTCCGCGCGTAGCTCCGAAGCAGCACAGGATAGCAATTTCCCCGACGATACTAACAG GTTCTCGCGCCCACTGCTGACATTCGCTGCCATAGCAACCATCCTGATTATGATAACGGGGATCGCGGGCAATGTACTCACGATTGTGGCGCTCCTGAAATGTCCCAAGGTGCGAAACGTAGCTGCTGCCTTCATTATCAG CTTATGCGTTGCGGACTGTatgttctgtgtgtttgtgctgccATTCAATGCAATACGGTTCATCGAGGGCACGTGGAGCTTCGGCGAGACGCTCTGCACGTTGGTAACGTTTATGCAGTACGGCAGCGTTGGAGTGTCCCTGCTCTGCATCACGATGATCACCATCAACCG CTATATCATGATTGCGCACTATAGTAGCTACTCGAAAGTATACAAAACAACCTGGATTATGCTGATGATCGCCGTCTGTTGGCTGTTTTCCTATGGATTCCAAATTCCTACGCTGCTCGGTGTCTGGG GTAAATTTGGCTACAACCATCAGCTGGGAACATGTTCCATCTTGCCGGATGACGAAggacgcagcagcaaaacggCCATGTTCATCATCGCCTTCCTCATTCCATGCATCATCATTGTGATATGCTACAGTCGCATTTTTTGGGTTGTTCATAA ATCCGAGAAGCGAATGAAGAACCATTCCAAATCGCAATGCAGCATTCCAAATAATTTAAGATCTGTCGATCCCGCAGCTCCACTATCCACCGGTAGCTCCAGCTcagccaacaacaactccATCAGCTACACCGCCAGCTCATCGGCTGTGAAGATGGCCACTAGGGCCGCGGCGGTCAACAGTGACAATCGCGATGCGAAAGCAAAACGTAACGAGTGGCGGATCACAAAGATGGTTCTAGCAATCTTTCTGTCCTTCGTCATGTGCTATCTGCCCATAACGATATCCAAAATCGTCGATAAGAATGTATCAGTACCGG TGCTGCACATCATAGGCTACATCATGCTGTACCTATCCGCCTGCATCAATCCCATCATCTACGTCATTATGAACAAGCAGTACCGCCAGGCGTACAAAACTGTGCTCTTCTGTAGGGCATCTCGATTGCTGGGTTTCACGCACGCTGGTAGCAGTGTCGGAG AGAAATGGAAAGACATAGGGTACAGCTACAACCACAGTCGTACCATGGTGTCCCAAGTTTCAATAGTCGAGTCGGAGTCGCCGTACCTCCCAGCCACCCGGCTGCGCCAAG ACTAG
- the LOC125948968 gene encoding 10 kDa heat shock protein, mitochondrial — translation MATKRLLPLLDRVLILRAEALTKTKSGLVIPEKAQSKVLEGTVVAVGPGARNTQTGEHVPLAVKVGEKVLLPEYGGTKVELGDSKEYHLFREADILAKIE, via the exons ATG GCCACAAAGCGTCTGCTGCCACTGTTGGATCGCGTTCTGATCCTCCGCGCGGAAGCTCTGACGAAAACCAAGAGCGGTCTCGTCATCCCGGAGAAGGCACAATCGAAAGTGCTAGAAGGTACGGTGGTGGCTGTTGGCCCCGGTGCGCGTAACACCCAGACCGGCGAGCACGTGCCGCTGGCGGTGAAGGTCGGGGAGAAGGTGCTGCTCCCGGAGTACGGTGGTACCAAGGTGGAATTGGGAGATAGCAAAGAGTACCATCTCTTCCGGGAAGCCGACATTCTGGCGAAGATCGAATAG
- the LOC125951422 gene encoding G-protein coupled receptor moody isoform X1: MTSEVLNRTLQSWSNGSLEFSYDVTSARSSEAAQDSNFPDDTNRFSRPLLTFAAIATILIMITGIAGNVLTIVALLKCPKVRNVAAAFIISLCVADCMFCVFVLPFNAIRFIEGTWSFGETLCTLVTFMQYGSVGVSLLCITMITINRYIMIAHYSSYSKVYKTTWIMLMIAVCWLFSYGFQIPTLLGVWGKFGYNHQLGTCSILPDDEGRSSKTAMFIIAFLIPCIIIVICYSRIFWVVHKSEKRMKNHSKSQCSIPNNLRSVDPAAPLSTGSSSSANNNSISYTASSSAVKMATRAAAVNSDNRDAKAKRNEWRITKMVLAIFLSFVMCYLPITISKIVDKNVSVPVLHIIGYIMLYLSACINPIIYVIMNKQYRQAYKTVLFCRASRLLGFTHAGSSVGEMERHRVQLQPQSYHGVPSFNSRVGVAVPPSHPAAPRLAAINAKKYQKPSHSHTRSRTPNRASSRC, translated from the exons ATGACTTCCGAAGTGTTAAATCGGACGCTACAGAGCTGGAGCAATGGTTCGCTCGAGTTTTCCTACGATGTTACGTCCGCGCGTAGCTCCGAAGCAGCACAGGATAGCAATTTCCCCGACGATACTAACAG GTTCTCGCGCCCACTGCTGACATTCGCTGCCATAGCAACCATCCTGATTATGATAACGGGGATCGCGGGCAATGTACTCACGATTGTGGCGCTCCTGAAATGTCCCAAGGTGCGAAACGTAGCTGCTGCCTTCATTATCAG CTTATGCGTTGCGGACTGTatgttctgtgtgtttgtgctgccATTCAATGCAATACGGTTCATCGAGGGCACGTGGAGCTTCGGCGAGACGCTCTGCACGTTGGTAACGTTTATGCAGTACGGCAGCGTTGGAGTGTCCCTGCTCTGCATCACGATGATCACCATCAACCG CTATATCATGATTGCGCACTATAGTAGCTACTCGAAAGTATACAAAACAACCTGGATTATGCTGATGATCGCCGTCTGTTGGCTGTTTTCCTATGGATTCCAAATTCCTACGCTGCTCGGTGTCTGGG GTAAATTTGGCTACAACCATCAGCTGGGAACATGTTCCATCTTGCCGGATGACGAAggacgcagcagcaaaacggCCATGTTCATCATCGCCTTCCTCATTCCATGCATCATCATTGTGATATGCTACAGTCGCATTTTTTGGGTTGTTCATAA ATCCGAGAAGCGAATGAAGAACCATTCCAAATCGCAATGCAGCATTCCAAATAATTTAAGATCTGTCGATCCCGCAGCTCCACTATCCACCGGTAGCTCCAGCTcagccaacaacaactccATCAGCTACACCGCCAGCTCATCGGCTGTGAAGATGGCCACTAGGGCCGCGGCGGTCAACAGTGACAATCGCGATGCGAAAGCAAAACGTAACGAGTGGCGGATCACAAAGATGGTTCTAGCAATCTTTCTGTCCTTCGTCATGTGCTATCTGCCCATAACGATATCCAAAATCGTCGATAAGAATGTATCAGTACCGG TGCTGCACATCATAGGCTACATCATGCTGTACCTATCCGCCTGCATCAATCCCATCATCTACGTCATTATGAACAAGCAGTACCGCCAGGCGTACAAAACTGTGCTCTTCTGTAGGGCATCTCGATTGCTGGGTTTCACGCACGCTGGTAGCAGTGTCGGAG AAATGGAAAGACATAGGGTACAGCTACAACCACAGTCGTACCATGGTGTCCCAAGTTTCAATAGTCGAGTCGGAGTCGCCGTACCTCCCAGCCACCCGGCTGCGCCAAG ACTAGCGGCCATCAATGCAAAAAAgtaccaaaaaccatcgcatAGCCATACTAGAAGCAGGACACCCAACCGAGCATCATCCCGATGCTGA
- the LOC125951422 gene encoding G-protein coupled receptor moody isoform X2: MTSEVLNRTLQSWSNGSLEFSYDVTSARSSEAAQDSNFPDDTNRFSRPLLTFAAIATILIMITGIAGNVLTIVALLKCPKVRNVAAAFIISLCVADCMFCVFVLPFNAIRFIEGTWSFGETLCTLVTFMQYGSVGVSLLCITMITINRYIMIAHYSSYSKVYKTTWIMLMIAVCWLFSYGFQIPTLLGVWGKFGYNHQLGTCSILPDDEGRSSKTAMFIIAFLIPCIIIVICYSRIFWVVHKSEKRMKNHSKSQCSIPNNLRSVDPAAPLSTGSSSSANNNSISYTASSSAVKMATRAAAVNSDNRDAKAKRNEWRITKMVLAIFLSFVMCYLPITISKIVDKNVSVPVLHIIGYIMLYLSACINPIIYVIMNKQYRQAYKTVLFCRASRLLGFTHAGSSVGEKWKDIGYSYNHSRTMVSQVSIVESESPYLPATRLRQDSPHPQHLVAIQDS; encoded by the exons ATGACTTCCGAAGTGTTAAATCGGACGCTACAGAGCTGGAGCAATGGTTCGCTCGAGTTTTCCTACGATGTTACGTCCGCGCGTAGCTCCGAAGCAGCACAGGATAGCAATTTCCCCGACGATACTAACAG GTTCTCGCGCCCACTGCTGACATTCGCTGCCATAGCAACCATCCTGATTATGATAACGGGGATCGCGGGCAATGTACTCACGATTGTGGCGCTCCTGAAATGTCCCAAGGTGCGAAACGTAGCTGCTGCCTTCATTATCAG CTTATGCGTTGCGGACTGTatgttctgtgtgtttgtgctgccATTCAATGCAATACGGTTCATCGAGGGCACGTGGAGCTTCGGCGAGACGCTCTGCACGTTGGTAACGTTTATGCAGTACGGCAGCGTTGGAGTGTCCCTGCTCTGCATCACGATGATCACCATCAACCG CTATATCATGATTGCGCACTATAGTAGCTACTCGAAAGTATACAAAACAACCTGGATTATGCTGATGATCGCCGTCTGTTGGCTGTTTTCCTATGGATTCCAAATTCCTACGCTGCTCGGTGTCTGGG GTAAATTTGGCTACAACCATCAGCTGGGAACATGTTCCATCTTGCCGGATGACGAAggacgcagcagcaaaacggCCATGTTCATCATCGCCTTCCTCATTCCATGCATCATCATTGTGATATGCTACAGTCGCATTTTTTGGGTTGTTCATAA ATCCGAGAAGCGAATGAAGAACCATTCCAAATCGCAATGCAGCATTCCAAATAATTTAAGATCTGTCGATCCCGCAGCTCCACTATCCACCGGTAGCTCCAGCTcagccaacaacaactccATCAGCTACACCGCCAGCTCATCGGCTGTGAAGATGGCCACTAGGGCCGCGGCGGTCAACAGTGACAATCGCGATGCGAAAGCAAAACGTAACGAGTGGCGGATCACAAAGATGGTTCTAGCAATCTTTCTGTCCTTCGTCATGTGCTATCTGCCCATAACGATATCCAAAATCGTCGATAAGAATGTATCAGTACCGG TGCTGCACATCATAGGCTACATCATGCTGTACCTATCCGCCTGCATCAATCCCATCATCTACGTCATTATGAACAAGCAGTACCGCCAGGCGTACAAAACTGTGCTCTTCTGTAGGGCATCTCGATTGCTGGGTTTCACGCACGCTGGTAGCAGTGTCGGAG AGAAATGGAAAGACATAGGGTACAGCTACAACCACAGTCGTACCATGGTGTCCCAAGTTTCAATAGTCGAGTCGGAGTCGCCGTACCTCCCAGCCACCCGGCTGCGCCAAG ATTCGCCGCACCCTCAGCATTTGGTCGCCATTCAAGATAGTTAa
- the LOC125951422 gene encoding G-protein coupled receptor moody isoform X5 — translation MTSEVLNRTLQSWSNGSLEFSYDVTSARSSEAAQDSNFPDDTNRFSRPLLTFAAIATILIMITGIAGNVLTIVALLKCPKVRNVAAAFIISLCVADCMFCVFVLPFNAIRFIEGTWSFGETLCTLVTFMQYGSVGVSLLCITMITINRYIMIAHYSSYSKVYKTTWIMLMIAVCWLFSYGFQIPTLLGVWGKFGYNHQLGTCSILPDDEGRSSKTAMFIIAFLIPCIIIVICYSRIFWVVHKSEKRMKNHSKSQCSIPNNLRSVDPAAPLSTGSSSSANNNSISYTASSSAVKMATRAAAVNSDNRDAKAKRNEWRITKMVLAIFLSFVMCYLPITISKIVDKNVSVPVLHIIGYIMLYLSACINPIIYVIMNKQYRQAYKTVLFCRASRLLGFTHAGSSVGD, via the exons ATGACTTCCGAAGTGTTAAATCGGACGCTACAGAGCTGGAGCAATGGTTCGCTCGAGTTTTCCTACGATGTTACGTCCGCGCGTAGCTCCGAAGCAGCACAGGATAGCAATTTCCCCGACGATACTAACAG GTTCTCGCGCCCACTGCTGACATTCGCTGCCATAGCAACCATCCTGATTATGATAACGGGGATCGCGGGCAATGTACTCACGATTGTGGCGCTCCTGAAATGTCCCAAGGTGCGAAACGTAGCTGCTGCCTTCATTATCAG CTTATGCGTTGCGGACTGTatgttctgtgtgtttgtgctgccATTCAATGCAATACGGTTCATCGAGGGCACGTGGAGCTTCGGCGAGACGCTCTGCACGTTGGTAACGTTTATGCAGTACGGCAGCGTTGGAGTGTCCCTGCTCTGCATCACGATGATCACCATCAACCG CTATATCATGATTGCGCACTATAGTAGCTACTCGAAAGTATACAAAACAACCTGGATTATGCTGATGATCGCCGTCTGTTGGCTGTTTTCCTATGGATTCCAAATTCCTACGCTGCTCGGTGTCTGGG GTAAATTTGGCTACAACCATCAGCTGGGAACATGTTCCATCTTGCCGGATGACGAAggacgcagcagcaaaacggCCATGTTCATCATCGCCTTCCTCATTCCATGCATCATCATTGTGATATGCTACAGTCGCATTTTTTGGGTTGTTCATAA ATCCGAGAAGCGAATGAAGAACCATTCCAAATCGCAATGCAGCATTCCAAATAATTTAAGATCTGTCGATCCCGCAGCTCCACTATCCACCGGTAGCTCCAGCTcagccaacaacaactccATCAGCTACACCGCCAGCTCATCGGCTGTGAAGATGGCCACTAGGGCCGCGGCGGTCAACAGTGACAATCGCGATGCGAAAGCAAAACGTAACGAGTGGCGGATCACAAAGATGGTTCTAGCAATCTTTCTGTCCTTCGTCATGTGCTATCTGCCCATAACGATATCCAAAATCGTCGATAAGAATGTATCAGTACCGG TGCTGCACATCATAGGCTACATCATGCTGTACCTATCCGCCTGCATCAATCCCATCATCTACGTCATTATGAACAAGCAGTACCGCCAGGCGTACAAAACTGTGCTCTTCTGTAGGGCATCTCGATTGCTGGGTTTCACGCACGCTGGTAGCAGTGTCGGAG ACTAG
- the LOC125951422 gene encoding G-protein coupled receptor moody isoform X4 translates to MTSEVLNRTLQSWSNGSLEFSYDVTSARSSEAAQDSNFPDDTNRFSRPLLTFAAIATILIMITGIAGNVLTIVALLKCPKVRNVAAAFIISLCVADCMFCVFVLPFNAIRFIEGTWSFGETLCTLVTFMQYGSVGVSLLCITMITINRYIMIAHYSSYSKVYKTTWIMLMIAVCWLFSYGFQIPTLLGVWGKFGYNHQLGTCSILPDDEGRSSKTAMFIIAFLIPCIIIVICYSRIFWVVHKSEKRMKNHSKSQCSIPNNLRSVDPAAPLSTGSSSSANNNSISYTASSSAVKMATRAAAVNSDNRDAKAKRNEWRITKMVLAIFLSFVMCYLPITISKIVDKNVSVPVLHIIGYIMLYLSACINPIIYVIMNKQYRQAYKTVLFCRASRLLGFTHAGSSVGDSPHPQHLVAIQDS, encoded by the exons ATGACTTCCGAAGTGTTAAATCGGACGCTACAGAGCTGGAGCAATGGTTCGCTCGAGTTTTCCTACGATGTTACGTCCGCGCGTAGCTCCGAAGCAGCACAGGATAGCAATTTCCCCGACGATACTAACAG GTTCTCGCGCCCACTGCTGACATTCGCTGCCATAGCAACCATCCTGATTATGATAACGGGGATCGCGGGCAATGTACTCACGATTGTGGCGCTCCTGAAATGTCCCAAGGTGCGAAACGTAGCTGCTGCCTTCATTATCAG CTTATGCGTTGCGGACTGTatgttctgtgtgtttgtgctgccATTCAATGCAATACGGTTCATCGAGGGCACGTGGAGCTTCGGCGAGACGCTCTGCACGTTGGTAACGTTTATGCAGTACGGCAGCGTTGGAGTGTCCCTGCTCTGCATCACGATGATCACCATCAACCG CTATATCATGATTGCGCACTATAGTAGCTACTCGAAAGTATACAAAACAACCTGGATTATGCTGATGATCGCCGTCTGTTGGCTGTTTTCCTATGGATTCCAAATTCCTACGCTGCTCGGTGTCTGGG GTAAATTTGGCTACAACCATCAGCTGGGAACATGTTCCATCTTGCCGGATGACGAAggacgcagcagcaaaacggCCATGTTCATCATCGCCTTCCTCATTCCATGCATCATCATTGTGATATGCTACAGTCGCATTTTTTGGGTTGTTCATAA ATCCGAGAAGCGAATGAAGAACCATTCCAAATCGCAATGCAGCATTCCAAATAATTTAAGATCTGTCGATCCCGCAGCTCCACTATCCACCGGTAGCTCCAGCTcagccaacaacaactccATCAGCTACACCGCCAGCTCATCGGCTGTGAAGATGGCCACTAGGGCCGCGGCGGTCAACAGTGACAATCGCGATGCGAAAGCAAAACGTAACGAGTGGCGGATCACAAAGATGGTTCTAGCAATCTTTCTGTCCTTCGTCATGTGCTATCTGCCCATAACGATATCCAAAATCGTCGATAAGAATGTATCAGTACCGG TGCTGCACATCATAGGCTACATCATGCTGTACCTATCCGCCTGCATCAATCCCATCATCTACGTCATTATGAACAAGCAGTACCGCCAGGCGTACAAAACTGTGCTCTTCTGTAGGGCATCTCGATTGCTGGGTTTCACGCACGCTGGTAGCAGTGTCGGAG ATTCGCCGCACCCTCAGCATTTGGTCGCCATTCAAGATAGTTAa
- the LOC125951420 gene encoding uncharacterized protein LOC125951420, whose translation MEQFSHDLTLALEETSRTTSSKVRWGVRRRTRSTGNLPCAPQPTEDSSSSPTDPPVNNVVVNQADSPCLSGSNNLVQSDSDDRHSVAFAFKLRQTPLSGNFESDSLNENFSPARPNMRRKRKYKRMAVEYETTPSTPHIGGSALFPVAGTVKKRVFKHSCPENFRSAMLFCGKRKRGQRDRSGLDYDFCKQHSSSVPRQREFFGLKGSSYSEYRSRNRAASFSASLMKCERILPLTKTVVSKIERISADRDRERSARLDSARLGHSSTAITTTATVGSEFHFSIPLQHPKQQQQQHQQQSIASGPIGGPLVVAGIGGQSIAPQDTPQFAPVSPGAPGISLPETITSPVARTAPLECSFPLQRFALSMAPVSLPGTNIFGGTSTATTATTATAVTAAVVPTIPLQPTPPGIGVSTQPTSIALSPFVGGAIEHKQHHFRPTGVQTTSVSITVKVPTLNELMVASPATGSYPKEKHRHRKSKYNRKKQMLMMSSGPEGHGQLMDCGGQVNDFLSSSSLSSSDSEAVLANETDHEGDDELTDWPGNEAMITFASKHDFRKAYHGTGQQRVTGPGSSFGRTPLSLISQHEDQDFADDDTLMSADEMLNAATTNNDAPGVNTMAPMGGEARVLSGLPGLGLTSSSLPIEIGTGGVSGVDANFLVNNVTPTLANEIREIRAGCRRIREERPGFSIISSVNELLSRFLQDDQQRELTLHDVNEAEHDKLQDLCKLYSLNARQISDAGSVVVLSKTSNTMQSVRIDQSNLPKRLGDFKRRCYGNAEALQFPHGGTR comes from the exons ATGGAGCAGTTCTCGCACGACCTCACATTGGCACTAGAAGAAACTTCCCGCACCACTTCCAGCAAGGTGCGCTGGGGTGTCCGACGACGCACGCGATCGACGGGCAATTTAC CATGCGCACCGCAACCAACGGAGGATAGCTCCAGTAGCCCCACGGATCCACCGGTCAATAACGTGGTGGTGAATCAGGCCGATTCTCCCTGCCTCAGTGGAAGCAACAACCTGGTTCAGAGCGATTCAGACGATCGACATTCCGTGGCGTTTGCCTTCAAGCTACGCCAGACGCCACTATCGGGGAACTTTGAGTCAGATTCGCTGAACGAGAACTTCAGCCCGGCCAG GCCCAACATGCGGCGTAAACGAAAGTACAAACGAATGGCCGTCGAGTACGAGACGACACCCTCGACCCCACACATCGGTGGTAGCGCTCTGTTCCCCGTGGCCGGTACGGTGAAGAAGCGTGTGTTCAAACACTCGTGCCCGGAAAACTTCAG AAGCGCCATGCTGTTTTGCGGCAAGCGTAAGCGTGGTCAGCGAGATCGGTCGGGGTTGGATTATGATTTCTGCAAGCAACATTCCAGCAGTGTACCACGGCAGCGAGAGTTTTTCGGTCTCAAAGGATCCTCATATAGCGAGTATCGAAGTCGCAATCGAGCGGCCTCTTTCTCGGCCAGTCTCATGAAGTGCGAGCGAATACTTCCGCTCACAAAAACTGTTGTCTCCAAAATTGAGCGAATATCTGCCGATCGGGACCGGGAGCGGTCAGCTCGTTTGGATAGTGCACGCTTGGGTCATTCATCGACAGCCATTACAACGACCGCTACCGTTGGGAGTGAGTTTCACTTCTCGATTCCGTTACAACatcccaagcagcagcagcagcagcatcaacaacagtcCATTGCTAGCGGTCCGATTGGAGGGccgttggttgttgctggtatTGGTGGTCAGTCGATTGCGCCACAAGATACACCACAGTTTGCTCCTGTTAGCCCTGGAGCTCCCGGAATCAGTCTACCGGAAACAATTACCTCGCCAGTTGCACGAACTGCCCCATTGGAATGTTCGTTCCCCTTGCAACGGTTTGCTCTATCGATGGCACCAGTCAGCTTGCCTGGGACTAACATTTTCGGAGGAACttcgacagcaacaacagccacaacagcaacagcagtaacagcagcagtagtgcctACAATACCGctccaaccaacaccacctggCATTGGTGTGTCAACACAACCAACATCTATCGCACTGTCTCCCTTCGTTGGCGGTGCGATCGAGCACAAGCAGCATCATTTCCGTCCAACCGGCGTGCAAACGACGAGCGTGTCGATAACGGTCAAGGTGCCAACGTTGAACGAATTGATGGTTGCGTCTCCTGCTACGGGCAGCTATCCGAAGGAGAAACATCGTCACCGTAAATCGAAGTACAACCGCAAGAAACAAATGCTCATGATGTCATCGGGTCCGGAAGGCCACGGTCAACTGATGGATTGTGGTGGGCAGGTAAATGATTTCCTCAGCTCCAGCTCGCTGAGCTCGAGCGATTCGGAAGCCGTTCTGGCGAACGAAACCGATCATGAAGGAGATGATGAGCTAACGGATTGGCCAGGAAACGAAGCAATGATCACGTTCGCCTCGAAGCACGACTTTCGTAAAGCGTATCATGGCACTGGTCAACAAAGGGTTACCGGGCCGGGTAGCAGCTTCGGCCGAACTCCACTATCGTTGATCAGTCAGCACGAGGATCAGGACTTTGCTGACGATGATACACTCATGTCGGCCGACGAAATGCTGAATGCCGCGACGACTAACAACGATGCCCCAGGCGTAAACACAATGGCACCAATGGGTGGTGAGGCCCGAGTGTTGAGTGGATTGCCAGGGCTCGGTCTTACCTCATCGTCGTTACCAATCGAAATCGGCACGGGCGGTGTGTCGGGAGTTGATGCAAATTTTCTAGTCAATAACGTGACTCCCACTCTCGCCAACGAGATACGCGAGATACGAGCTGGCTGTCGAAGGATTCGCGAAGAACGGCCAGGCTTTTCCATAATCTCCAGTGTCAATGAACTGCTGTCGAG ATTCTTACAAGATGATCAGCAACGCGAACTGACGCTTCACGATGTCAATGAGGCCGAGCATGATAAGCTGCAGGATCTGTGTAAACTGTACTCACTGAATGCGAGACAAATATCGGATGCGGGCAGTGTTGTGGTACTCAGCAAAACGAG cAACACTATGCAATCGGTACGAATCGATCAGTCGAACCTTCCCAAACGGCTAGGTGATTTCAAGCGACGCTGCTACGGCAATGCCGAAGCTCTGCAATTCCCGCATGGCGGCACAAGATAG
- the LOC125948960 gene encoding regucalcin-like, with the protein MMSPIGRSRVESQGVIASRSSVITALCWLLCIGALECFAQGTLSKQSETMPNDATYYQVEQLPAPRSRLGEGPVWDIESKSLFYVDIQTPAVLRYDYAAKRTFSATLEGATTISFIALVAGQPDHFVVGDDNRVSLISWNGRSEQANRVRTLVDLGDSQRHVRFNDGKVDPTGRLYAGTMQLDTLGDPYVQKEGQLFRYENGTMVVQKQNISISNGLTWDEPHNPRRMFYIDSAALDVKAFDVADNGDLTNETVFYDLRTNGSDPGYVGDGMTSDADGNLYVATWGGSKVMKIDKSSQKVVLEIKLPTEQITSVAFGGPQLDELFVTTSLNGGKPAPAGALFRVTGLGVKGKPMHKMIL; encoded by the exons ATGATGTCGCCGATCGGGCGATCTCGTGTCGAGTCGCAGGGGGTCATCGCGTCGCGATCCTCAGTAATTACTGCTTTGTGTTGGCTGCTGTGCATCGGTGCACTCGAGTGCTTTGCTCAAGGAACGCTATCTAAG CAATCAGAGACGATGCCAAACGACGCTACATATTATCAGGTGGAACAGCTGCCTGCCCCTCGATCGCGGTTGGGTGAAGGTCCGGTTTGGGATATTGAAAGCAAGAGTTTGTTTTATGTGGATATCCAAACACCTGCTGTGCTACGGTATGATTATGCGGCAAAACGCACTTTCAGTGCTACCTTAG AAGGAGCCACTACGATTTCGTTCATCGCACTCGTTGCTGGACAACCGGATCACTTTGTCGTCGGTGATGATAACCGGGTGTCGCTGATCAGTTGGAATGGCCGATCCGAGCAGGCGAACCGTGTTCGAACGCTCGTCGATTTAGGTGATTCGCAACGCCATGTGCGATTCAACGATGGCAAAGTGGATCCCACTGGTCGGCTGTACGCCGGTACGATGCAACTAGATACGTTGGGTGATCCTTATGTCCAGAAGGAAGGCCAGCTCTTCCGTTACGAAAATGGCACAATGGTTGTGCAGAAGCAGAACATCAGCATATCGAACGGATTAACCTGGGACGAGCCACACAATCCACGGCGAATGTTCTACATCGATTCAGCGGCACTCGATGTTAAAGCATTCGACGTGGCCGACAACGGAGACTTGACTAATGAAACGGTGTTCTACGATCTGAGGACTAATGGTAGCGATCCTGGTTACGTCGGCGATGGCATGACCAGCGATGCCGACGGTAATTTGTACGTGGCGACATGGGGTGGATCGAAAGTGATGAAGATTGATAAAAG CTCACAAAAGGTTGTTCTGGAAATTAAACTGCCTACCGAGCAGATTACCTCGGTCGCTTTCGGGGGGCCACAGTTAGATGAACTGTTTGTCACTACGTCCCTGAACGGTGGTAAGCCTGCCCCGGCTGGAGCTCTCTTTAGGGTGACGGGATTAGGTGTCAAGGGAAAACCTATGCACAAGATGATTCTCTGA